The following are from one region of the Nicotiana tomentosiformis chromosome 7, ASM39032v3, whole genome shotgun sequence genome:
- the LOC104111683 gene encoding DNA topoisomerase 1 alpha-like, producing the protein MAVEAFSKTKLMAEVDDDDDDMPLVFKRSSTTSKQNQSNSSSQKQDGRSGRQASDVRSPNGQSSSAQKVKAGTSSKASRAVSPFTSPKASPSSGRTSPAPNSRPSASAGNQAKDVNQQSKIVPNEPKQAVEPKSEPNDEAEDSEDDKPLSARLSSGLSKSNSSHANKVLGTSASVQKSRPPKKEDSDDEIPLASRFQLKSNAGASTSKSSNSEEVKPKIRQNGLPSTTVLSKRPPGDVKSAAQASVKKPRLSDASTPVSSKQASVKPEKKTEDDDDDVPISQRIKKSVASASKLSSAKKATKVVSSSMKTKKKLKKSKYSKSSKLQPSSGEGQKWTTLVHNGVIFPPPYKPHGVKMLYKGKPVDLTPEQEEVATMYAVMLDTDYMSKLQFKENFMNDWRKILGKNHVIQNLDDCDFTPIYEWHQSEKEKKKQMSTEEKKALREEKLKQEEKYMWAIVDGVKEKVGNFRVEPPGLFRGRGEHPKMGKLKRRIRPNDITINIGKGAPIPECPIPGERWKEVRHDNTVTWLAFWNDPINPREFKYVFLAASSSLKGQSDKEKYEKARRLKDYIEGIRSAYTKDFTSKDPVKRQIAVATYLIDKLALRAGNEKDDDEADTVGCCTLKVENVEPVPPNILKFDFLGKDSIRYQNEVAVYEPVFKAIQLFRSGKKGGDDLFDKLDTSKLNAHLKELMPGLTAKVFRTYNASVTLEQQLTKLTQGGELAEKVAVYNLANKEVAIICNHQRSVSKSHSVQISKLNEKIDELKALLEEFKVDLARAKKGKPPLKGADGKAKRNLAPEALQKKIDQTNVKIENIERQIETKEELKTVALGTSKINYLDPRITVAWCKRHEVPIEKMFNKSLLAKFAWAMDVEPSFTF; encoded by the exons ATGGCTGTTGAGGCTTTTTCCAAGACAAAGTTGATGGCTgaagttgatgatgatgatgatgatatgcCCTTAGTTTTCAAACGAAGTAGTACCACATCAAAGCAGAATCAGTCAAATTCATCATCTCAGAAGCAGGATGGACGATCGGGGCGGCAAGCTTCTGATGTACGTTCTCCTAATGGCCAGAGCTCTAGTGCTCAGAAAGTTAAGGCAGGCACCTCTTCTAAGGCTTCTCGGGCAGTTTCACCTTTCACTAGTCCAAAAGCATCACCTTCATCAGGCAGGACATCTCCTGCACCAAACTCAAGGCCATCTGCCTCTGCGGGTAATCAGGCAAAAGATGTTAATCAACAATCCAAGATTGTTCCTAATGAGCCAAAACAAGCTGTTGAACCAAAATCTGAACCTAATGATGAAGCTGAGGATTCTGAAGATGATAAACCATTGAGTGCTAGGCTTTCTTCTGGGTTATCTAAGAGCAATTCTAGTCATGCCAACAAAGTGCTTGGTACTTCAGCATCAGTTCAAAAGTCTAGACCTCCCAAAAAAGAGGATTCAGATGATGAAATTCCCTTAGCGTCAAGGTTTCAATTGAAGTCCAATGCAGGGGCTTCCACAAGCAAGTCTTCTAATTCTGAAGAAGTTAAGCCTAAAATTCGGCAAAATGGTTTGCCATCTACAACAGTTTTAAGTAAGAGACCCCCTGGTGATGTAAAGTCTGCTGCTCAGGCTTCAGTTAAAAAGCCTAGGCTTTCTGATGCATCTACACCTGTTTCGAGTAAGCAAGCGTCTGTTAAACCTGAAAAAAAGACAGAGGACGACGACGATGACGTTCCTATATCTCAGAGAATTAAAAAGTCAGTAGCTTCAGCTAGTAAATTGTCGTCTGCAAAGAAAGCAACCAAAGTTGTTTCGTCGTCgatgaaaacaaagaagaaattgAAGAAATCCAAGTACTCTAAGTCGTCGAAACTGCAGCCAAGCTCTGGTGAAGGGCAAAAATGGACTACATTGGTTCACAACGGTGTGATTTTTCCGCCTCCATACAAGCCTCATGGGGTTAAGATGCTCTACAAGGGAAAGCCCGTAGATCTGACTCCAGAGCAGGAGGAG GTTGCAACAATGTATGCCGTGATGTTAGACACTGATTACATGAGTAAGCTGCAGTTCAAAGAGAATTTCATGAATGACTGGAGAAAAATACTAGGAAAAAACCATGTCATTCAAAATTTAGATGACTGTGATTTTACCCCAATATATGAGTGGCATCAAAgtgagaaggagaagaagaagcaaATGAGTACCGAA GAGAAAAAGGCATTGAGAGAAGAGAAACTCAAGCAAGAAGAGAAGTACATGTGGGCTATTGTTGATGGTGTTAAGGAGAAG GTTGGAAACTTTCGGGTTGAACCACCTGGACTGTTTCGTGGCCGTGGAGAACATCCAAAG ATGGGAAAGCTAAAGAGACGGATCCGGCCAAAtgatattacaataaatattggAAAGGGTGCTCCGATACCGGAGTGCCCCATCCCTGGCGAAAG ATGGAAGGAAGTAAGGCACGACAACACTGTAACATGGTTAGCATTCTGGAATGACCCTATCAATCCAAGAGAATTCAAATACGTTTTCCTGGCAGCCAGTAGTTCCTTGAAAGGGCAAAGCGATAAAGAAAAGTATGAGAAAGCAAGGCGTTTAAAG GATTACATTGAAGGCATTAGATCTGCATATACAAAGGATTTTACAAGTAAAGATCCTGTGAAGCGTCAGATCGCAGTTGCAACTTATCTTATTGATAAATTAGCTTTGAGGGCAGGGAATGAGAAG GATGACGACGAAGCTGATACAGTTGGTTGTTGTACTTTAAAAGTAGAGAATGTAGAGCCAGTACCTCCAAATATTTTGAAG TTCGATTTTCTTGGTAAAGATTCTATCAGGTATCAAAATGAGGTGGCTGTGTATGAGCCTGTTTTCAAAGCTATTCAACTGTTCCGAAGTG GAAAAAAGGGCGGTGATGATCTTTTTGACAAGCTTGACACGAGTAAGCTTAATGCCCATCTAAAGGAACTCATGCCAGGCCTGACAGCAAAAGTATTTCGTACTTATAATGCATCTGTTACACTGGAGCAGCAA TTGACCAAGCTGACACAAGGTGGAGAGCTCGCTGAGAAAGTTGCGGTATATAATTTGGCAAATAAAGAG GTTGCAATAATTTGTAATCACCAGCGTAGTGTTTCAAAGTCGCATAGTGTACAAATTTCAAAGTTGAATGAGAAGATAGATGAATTGAAG GCTCTTTTGGAAGAATTCAAAGTAGATTTGGCTCGGGCCAAAAAAGGGAAGCCTCCATTGAAGGGCGCTGATGGCAAGGCAAAGAGGAACTTGGCCCCTGAAGC ATTACAGAAAAAGATAGATCAAACGAATGTGAAGATTGAGAACATAGAGAGGCAAATAGAAACGAAAGAAGAGTTGAAAACTGTGGCTTTGGGCACATCAAAAATCAACTATCTGGATCCTAGGATCACAGTTGCATGGTGTAAGCGCCATGAGGTTCCCATAGAAAAG ATGTTCAACAAGTCTCTTCTAGCAAAGTTTGCCTGGGCGATGGATGTTGAACCAAGCTTCACATTCTAA